From the Catenulispora sp. GP43 genome, one window contains:
- a CDS encoding MarR family winged helix-turn-helix transcriptional regulator → MSLSLPRQGGQAIRLLSLRHRVRAAELLAPLGLHPGQEALLLELDRAGPRIQAQLSQALGCEPPSVTLMVRKLEASGHVRRGPSPDDKRASVVELTESGRELAAEVKEVWCELADETVAGLPAPTAEGLPGLLNALTANVDTRRRPRQQRRQARERGERRESGEQGGA, encoded by the coding sequence ATGTCGCTGTCGCTGCCGCGTCAAGGAGGCCAGGCGATCCGCCTGCTGAGCCTGCGCCACCGGGTGCGAGCCGCAGAGCTGCTGGCCCCGCTGGGCCTGCATCCCGGCCAGGAGGCGCTGCTGCTGGAGCTGGACCGCGCCGGGCCGAGGATCCAGGCGCAGCTCAGCCAGGCGCTGGGGTGCGAACCGCCGAGCGTGACGCTGATGGTGCGCAAGCTGGAGGCCTCCGGGCATGTGCGGCGCGGGCCCTCCCCCGACGACAAGCGCGCCAGCGTCGTCGAGCTCACCGAGAGCGGTCGGGAGCTGGCGGCGGAGGTGAAGGAGGTGTGGTGCGAGTTGGCCGACGAGACGGTGGCGGGGCTGCCCGCGCCGACCGCCGAGGGGCTTCCCGGTCTCCTTAACGCGTTGACCGCCAACGTCGATACGCGCAGGCGGCCGCGGCAGCAGCGGCGGCAGGCCCGGGAGCGGGGAGAACGGAGAGAAAGCGGAGAACAGGGCGGGGCGTAG
- a CDS encoding 1-deoxy-D-xylulose-5-phosphate synthase, giving the protein MRTTAKSSSSSSAPRRQPAEPVLERVKGPEDLAGLDTAELTALAEEIRGFLIEKVCAAGGHLGVNLGVVELTIALHRAFRSPRDALLFDTGHQSYVHKILTGRAPGFDALRRHGGLSGYPSRSESAHDWIENSHASTALSYADGLAKAFQLRGELADGSGDPARRHVVPVIGDGAMTGGLAWEGLNNLAGAADRPVVIVLNDNGRAYAPTIGGIATHLDGLRQGRRAQHLFGDLGLAYVGPVDGHDLAATEQALREAAALGRPALVHVITTKGRGFAPAECDEADRMHAVGVVDPRTGIPAKAPKKSWTEVFGEQMGAIGAERDDVVAVSAAMVLPVGLGEFARRFPDRVFDVGIAEQHAVCSSAGLAAGGLHPVVCVYSTFLNRAFDQVVMDVALHKAGVTFVLDRAGVTGPDGASHHGMWDSAILGIVPGLRLAAPRDPARLAELLREAVAVDDAPTVIRFPKAEAGPDIEAHTRMNGVDILYRAAGRPLDVLIIAAGVTARTCLAAAQELDRLGIGATVVDPRWILPVNPHLTHLADRHRLVVTVEDGVRSGGMGTAVAQACADAESTTPVRVMGLPPEFLAAGKREEILEGAGMGVRDVVATVVDGLRAGPRAAAPEPAELLEIPDIPPVVSKVNGSVNGSANGSVNGSINGSINGSANGGSAIGSANGSANPADRRAR; this is encoded by the coding sequence ATGCGGACGACCGCCAAGTCTTCGTCGTCGTCTTCGGCACCCCGGCGGCAACCCGCCGAACCGGTGCTGGAGCGGGTGAAGGGCCCGGAGGACCTGGCGGGGCTGGATACCGCCGAGCTGACCGCACTGGCCGAGGAGATCCGCGGCTTCCTGATCGAGAAGGTGTGCGCGGCCGGCGGCCACCTGGGGGTGAACCTGGGCGTGGTGGAGCTCACCATCGCGCTGCACCGGGCGTTCCGCTCGCCGCGCGACGCGCTGCTGTTCGACACCGGCCACCAGAGCTACGTGCACAAGATCCTCACCGGCCGCGCCCCGGGCTTCGACGCGCTGCGCCGGCACGGCGGCCTGTCCGGCTACCCCTCGCGCTCGGAGTCGGCTCACGACTGGATCGAGAACTCGCACGCCTCGACCGCGCTGAGCTACGCCGACGGCCTGGCCAAGGCGTTCCAGCTGCGCGGCGAACTGGCCGACGGCTCCGGCGACCCGGCGCGGCGGCACGTCGTGCCGGTGATCGGCGACGGCGCGATGACCGGCGGCCTGGCCTGGGAGGGCCTGAACAACCTGGCCGGCGCGGCGGACCGGCCGGTGGTGATCGTCCTGAACGACAACGGCCGCGCCTACGCCCCGACGATCGGCGGCATCGCGACCCACCTGGACGGACTGCGACAGGGACGCCGGGCCCAGCACCTGTTCGGCGACCTCGGGCTGGCCTACGTCGGCCCGGTCGACGGCCACGACCTCGCCGCCACCGAGCAAGCCCTGCGCGAGGCCGCGGCGCTGGGCCGGCCGGCGCTGGTGCACGTGATCACGACGAAGGGCCGCGGCTTCGCCCCGGCGGAGTGCGACGAGGCGGACCGGATGCACGCGGTCGGCGTCGTGGACCCGCGGACCGGAATCCCGGCCAAGGCGCCGAAGAAGAGCTGGACCGAGGTGTTCGGCGAGCAGATGGGCGCCATCGGGGCGGAGCGGGACGACGTGGTCGCCGTCAGCGCGGCCATGGTGCTGCCGGTGGGGCTCGGCGAGTTCGCGCGGCGGTTCCCGGACCGGGTGTTCGACGTCGGCATCGCCGAGCAGCACGCGGTCTGTTCCTCGGCCGGTCTGGCCGCCGGCGGGCTGCACCCGGTGGTGTGCGTGTACTCGACGTTCTTGAACCGGGCCTTCGACCAGGTGGTCATGGACGTGGCGCTGCACAAGGCCGGCGTCACGTTCGTTCTGGACCGCGCCGGGGTGACCGGGCCGGACGGGGCCTCGCACCACGGGATGTGGGACAGCGCGATCCTCGGGATCGTCCCGGGCCTGCGGCTGGCCGCGCCCCGCGACCCGGCGCGCCTGGCGGAGCTGCTGCGGGAGGCGGTGGCCGTCGACGACGCGCCGACCGTGATCCGCTTCCCGAAGGCCGAAGCCGGACCGGACATCGAGGCGCACACCCGGATGAACGGCGTCGACATCCTCTACCGGGCCGCCGGACGCCCGCTGGACGTGCTGATCATCGCGGCCGGGGTGACGGCACGGACCTGCCTGGCCGCCGCCCAGGAGCTGGACCGGCTGGGAATCGGGGCGACAGTGGTCGACCCGCGCTGGATCCTGCCGGTGAACCCGCACCTGACGCATCTGGCCGACCGGCACCGGCTGGTCGTCACCGTCGAGGACGGGGTGCGCAGCGGCGGGATGGGCACGGCGGTGGCGCAGGCGTGCGCGGACGCGGAGTCGACGACACCGGTGCGGGTGATGGGACTGCCGCCGGAGTTCCTGGCGGCCGGCAAACGCGAGGAGATCCTGGAGGGCGCCGGGATGGGGGTGCGGGACGTTGTCGCGACGGTGGTCGACGGCCTGCGGGCCGGGCCCCGGGCCGCGGCGCCGGAGCCCGCGGAGCTGCTCGAGATCCCTGATATCCCGCCGGTGGTCAGCAAGGTGAACGGCTCGGTGAACGGGTCCGCGAACGGTTCGGTCAACGGGTCGATCAACGGCTCGATCAACGGCTCGGCTAACGGGGGCTCGGCGATCGGGTCGGCGAACGGCTCGGCGAACCCGGCGGACAGGAGGGCCCGGTGA
- a CDS encoding pyridoxal-phosphate dependent enzyme yields the protein MTVAEPQAPTSAVPHLTLHCPACDNYYELQDLAWRCADCHGVLELSGFTPAFPKPADLARRAPTLWRYAEALPLSEPAAITLGEGMTPLVGAPGRPDVRLKVDYLMPTGSFKDRGAVLLAALAGSLSVGRMIADSSGNAGTAVAAYAARAGIACEVYVPESTSAGKVAQLRAYGAAVHQIPGSREDTADAAAQAADDPDTLYASHVYNPFFFHGTKTYVFELWEQLGGRLPQTLVLPVGNGTLVLGAHLAVRELLAAGLIDHLPRIAAVQAATCAPLATAFQAGESEPAKIAAEPTLAEGIAIARPARGAQILAAVRSTGGRIVTVTDDQVAAAHAALARAGLYVEPTGAACWAALSAGLVGEPEGAPDAEVPFAVAPLCGSGLKSKPPTQSPV from the coding sequence GTGACAGTGGCGGAACCGCAAGCACCGACCTCAGCCGTTCCGCACCTGACTCTCCACTGTCCCGCCTGCGACAACTACTACGAGCTCCAAGACCTCGCGTGGCGCTGCGCCGACTGCCACGGCGTCCTGGAACTGTCCGGCTTCACCCCGGCCTTCCCGAAGCCCGCCGACCTGGCCCGCCGCGCCCCCACGCTCTGGCGCTACGCCGAAGCCCTCCCGCTGTCCGAACCGGCCGCCATCACCCTCGGCGAGGGCATGACCCCGCTGGTCGGCGCCCCCGGACGCCCCGACGTCCGGCTCAAGGTCGACTACCTGATGCCCACCGGCTCGTTCAAGGACCGCGGCGCCGTCCTGCTGGCCGCCCTGGCCGGCAGCCTGTCGGTCGGGCGCATGATCGCCGACAGCAGCGGCAACGCCGGCACGGCCGTCGCCGCCTACGCCGCCCGCGCCGGTATCGCCTGCGAGGTCTACGTCCCGGAATCCACGTCGGCCGGCAAGGTCGCGCAACTGCGCGCCTACGGAGCCGCCGTCCACCAGATCCCCGGCTCCCGCGAAGACACCGCCGACGCCGCGGCCCAGGCTGCGGACGACCCCGACACCCTCTACGCCAGCCACGTCTACAACCCGTTCTTCTTCCACGGCACCAAGACCTACGTTTTCGAACTGTGGGAACAACTCGGCGGCCGCCTTCCGCAGACCCTCGTCCTCCCGGTCGGCAACGGCACTCTGGTCCTCGGCGCCCACCTCGCCGTCCGCGAACTCCTCGCCGCGGGCCTGATCGACCACCTGCCCCGCATCGCCGCCGTCCAGGCCGCGACCTGCGCACCCCTGGCCACGGCCTTCCAAGCGGGAGAAAGCGAACCGGCGAAGATCGCCGCCGAACCCACCCTCGCCGAAGGCATCGCCATCGCCCGCCCGGCCCGCGGCGCCCAGATCCTCGCCGCCGTCCGCTCTACCGGCGGCCGCATCGTGACCGTCACCGACGACCAGGTCGCCGCAGCCCACGCCGCCCTGGCGCGCGCCGGCTTGTATGTGGAACCCACCGGCGCGGCGTGCTGGGCGGCCCTTAGCGCGGGACTAGTCGGCGAGCCGGAGGGTGCACCGGACGCCGAGGTGCCCTTCGCGGTGGCTCCGCTGTGCGGCAGCGGGCTGAAGTCCAAGCCGCCGACACAGTCCCCCGTCTGA
- the ispG gene encoding flavodoxin-dependent (E)-4-hydroxy-3-methylbut-2-enyl-diphosphate synthase: MNAIDLGLPTFPAAEAREHRRISRQLDVGGVPVGGGAPVSVQSMTTTLTADVNATLQQIAQLTAAGCQIVRVAVPSQDDADALPAIAKKSQIPVIADIHFQPKYVFAAIDAGCAAVRVNPGNIKAFDDKVGEIARAAQDAGIPIRIGVNAGSLDKRLYEKYGKATPEALVESALWECSLFEEHGFRDIKISVKHHDPLVMVAAYRLLSEQCDYPLHLGVTEAGPLMQGTVKSAVAFGILLSEGIGDTIRVSLSAPPVEEVKVGISILESLGLRRRHLEIVSCPSCGRAQVDVYKLAERVQAAFDGFPHPLRVAVMGCVVNGPGEAREADIGVSSGNGKGQIFVRGEVVRTVPEAQIVEALVEEALTLSEGS, encoded by the coding sequence GTGAACGCGATCGACCTCGGACTGCCGACCTTCCCGGCCGCCGAGGCCCGCGAGCATCGAAGGATCAGCCGGCAGCTCGACGTCGGCGGCGTGCCGGTGGGCGGGGGCGCCCCGGTGTCGGTGCAGTCGATGACCACCACGCTGACCGCGGACGTGAACGCCACGCTGCAGCAGATCGCGCAGCTGACCGCCGCCGGGTGCCAGATCGTGCGGGTCGCGGTGCCGTCCCAGGACGACGCCGACGCGCTGCCGGCGATCGCGAAGAAGTCGCAGATCCCGGTGATCGCCGACATCCACTTCCAGCCCAAGTACGTGTTCGCCGCGATCGACGCCGGCTGCGCCGCGGTGCGGGTGAACCCGGGCAACATCAAGGCCTTCGACGACAAGGTCGGCGAGATCGCGCGCGCCGCGCAGGACGCGGGGATCCCGATCCGCATCGGTGTGAACGCCGGTTCCCTCGACAAGCGGCTCTATGAGAAGTACGGCAAGGCCACACCCGAAGCCCTGGTCGAATCAGCGCTCTGGGAGTGCTCGCTGTTCGAGGAGCACGGGTTCCGGGACATCAAGATCTCGGTCAAACACCACGATCCGCTGGTGATGGTGGCGGCGTACCGGCTGCTGTCGGAGCAGTGCGACTACCCGCTGCACCTCGGCGTCACCGAGGCCGGGCCGCTGATGCAGGGCACGGTGAAGTCGGCGGTGGCCTTCGGGATCCTGCTGTCGGAAGGGATCGGCGACACCATCCGGGTCTCGCTGTCCGCACCGCCGGTCGAAGAGGTCAAGGTCGGCATCAGCATCCTGGAGTCCCTGGGACTGCGCCGCCGGCACCTGGAGATCGTCTCGTGCCCGTCCTGCGGACGCGCGCAGGTGGACGTGTACAAGCTGGCCGAGCGGGTGCAGGCGGCCTTCGACGGGTTCCCGCACCCCCTGCGCGTCGCGGTGATGGGCTGCGTGGTGAACGGCCCCGGCGAAGCCCGCGAGGCCGACATCGGCGTGTCCTCCGGAAACGGCAAGGGCCAGATCTTCGTGCGCGGCGAAGTGGTCCGCACCGTCCCCGAGGCCCAGATCGTCGAGGCGCTCGTGGAGGAGGCGCTGACCCTGTCCGAGGGGTCATGA
- a CDS encoding MFS transporter, which produces MVILDSAIVNVALPAIQDRLAFTATGLAWVVNGYLLTLAGLMFLGGRTADLFGHHRTLIAGLALFSTSSLVATLVTARITQRAGAALLAPATLAVITTTFTDEHTRARAFGAWSAAGGIGGMAGALAGGAITTGLSTHRESLDLAGAATGTASLAVTAPAVTGLCLLTVFVIVEGRLATHPMTPPRLFRTREVGVGTSMLTCSAASPSPCGTSPRCFCRTSSATAHWERASAKPPPQWSSS; this is translated from the coding sequence ATGGTGATCCTGGACTCGGCCATCGTGAACGTGGCCCTCCCGGCAATCCAAGACCGCCTCGCCTTCACCGCCACCGGCCTGGCCTGGGTCGTCAACGGCTACCTCCTCACCCTCGCCGGCCTCATGTTCCTCGGCGGCCGCACCGCCGACCTGTTCGGCCACCACCGCACCCTGATCGCGGGCCTGGCCCTGTTCTCCACCTCCAGCCTGGTGGCGACCCTGGTCACCGCCCGCATCACCCAACGTGCCGGCGCCGCGCTCCTGGCCCCGGCCACCCTGGCCGTGATCACCACCACCTTCACCGACGAGCACACCCGCGCCCGAGCCTTCGGCGCCTGGTCAGCCGCCGGCGGCATCGGCGGCATGGCAGGTGCCCTGGCCGGCGGCGCCATCACCACCGGCCTGTCCACCCACCGCGAATCCCTGGATCTCGCCGGCGCGGCCACCGGCACCGCAAGCCTCGCCGTTACGGCGCCAGCCGTGACCGGCCTGTGCCTACTGACCGTCTTCGTCATCGTGGAAGGCCGCCTCGCCACCCACCCGATGACGCCCCCACGCCTGTTCCGCACCCGGGAGGTAGGAGTCGGCACCAGCATGCTGACCTGTTCGGCGGCATCGCCATCGCCATGTGGCACTTCACCGCGCTGTTTCTGCAGAACGTCCTCGGCCACAGCGCACTGGGAGCGGGCCTCGGCCAAACCCCCGCCGCAATGGTCTTCCTCCTGA
- a CDS encoding SDR family NAD(P)-dependent oxidoreductase has protein sequence MSSGVALVTGASSGIGAVTAAALARRGYRVVVHGRDERATAEVALAVDGVPVCADLAHAGEAERLAERALQVGRGHVEVLVNNAGFGWYGDFEAMPTSTAQRLLAVNLAAPIALTRALLPAMRERDAGRVVFVSSIAGRVGVAGEAVYAATKAGLDCFADSLRGELRGTGIGVGVVVAGVIATPFFERRGTPYARRWPKPIPTETAAAAVMRCVEQGAAEVYVPRWLRVPGAVQGVAPGVYRWLEGRFGGEGEAVARDGGRR, from the coding sequence ATGAGCAGCGGCGTCGCCCTGGTGACCGGGGCCTCGTCGGGCATCGGCGCGGTCACCGCCGCCGCCCTGGCCCGCCGCGGCTACCGCGTCGTGGTGCACGGCCGCGACGAGCGCGCGACCGCCGAGGTGGCCCTGGCGGTCGACGGCGTCCCGGTCTGCGCCGACCTCGCCCACGCCGGCGAGGCCGAGCGCCTCGCGGAGCGGGCCCTGCAGGTCGGCCGCGGCCACGTCGAGGTGCTGGTGAACAACGCGGGCTTCGGCTGGTACGGCGACTTCGAGGCGATGCCGACGAGTACCGCGCAGCGTCTGCTGGCGGTGAACCTGGCCGCGCCGATCGCGCTGACCCGCGCCCTCCTGCCGGCGATGCGGGAGCGCGACGCCGGCCGGGTGGTGTTCGTCAGCTCCATCGCGGGCCGGGTCGGAGTCGCGGGCGAGGCGGTGTACGCGGCGACGAAAGCCGGGCTCGACTGCTTCGCGGACAGCTTGCGCGGCGAGCTGCGCGGCACCGGCATCGGCGTCGGCGTGGTGGTCGCGGGAGTGATAGCGACCCCGTTCTTCGAACGGCGCGGGACGCCCTACGCGCGCCGCTGGCCGAAGCCGATCCCGACGGAGACGGCGGCCGCGGCGGTGATGCGGTGCGTGGAGCAGGGGGCGGCGGAGGTCTATGTGCCGCGCTGGTTGCGGGTTCCGGGGGCGGTGCAGGGCGTGGCGCCGGGGGTCTACCGGTGGCTGGAGGGGCGGTTCGGGGGCGAGGGGGAGGCTGTGGCGCGGGACGGCGGGCGGCGCTGA
- a CDS encoding IS630 family transposase → MAERVKARRLTDQEGQRLLRIVRRGSASPVRYRRAMIVLASSSGNTVPAIARLVAADEDTARDVIHAFNEIGLRCLDPRWAGHRARLLSEDDENYVVAVASQRPGKSGAPFTRWSIRKPAAHLAADPVRPIRIGRETLRTLLSRRGVTFQRTRTWKEPPDPHKEAKLAAIEDALEHHAEVTFAFDEFGPLGIRPVAGAGWARAGHPWRLPATYHRTHGVTYFHGCYSVGADRLWGINRRRKGAVNTLLALKSIRRTRPADQQIFIILDNLSAHKNKDIRAWAAANHVTLLFTPTYASWANPIEAQFRPLRQFTMAHSHRSHHAVQTRDLHAYLTWRNAHSRHPDVIAAQRRERARVRSEKGLRWGGRARGDLALAA, encoded by the coding sequence ATGGCGGAACGAGTGAAAGCCAGGCGGCTGACCGATCAGGAAGGTCAGCGGCTGTTGCGGATTGTGCGGCGCGGGTCGGCCAGTCCGGTGCGGTATCGGCGGGCGATGATCGTGTTGGCCTCGTCCAGTGGGAACACCGTGCCGGCGATCGCGCGGCTGGTGGCGGCGGACGAGGACACGGCGCGCGATGTGATCCACGCGTTCAACGAGATCGGTCTTCGATGCCTGGACCCTCGGTGGGCGGGCCACCGCGCCCGCCTGCTCAGTGAAGACGACGAAAACTACGTCGTGGCTGTGGCCAGCCAGCGCCCCGGGAAGTCCGGGGCGCCGTTCACCCGGTGGTCGATCCGCAAGCCGGCCGCGCACCTCGCCGCTGACCCGGTCCGCCCGATCCGGATCGGGCGTGAGACGCTGCGCACGCTGCTGTCCCGGCGCGGGGTCACCTTCCAGCGCACCCGCACCTGGAAGGAGCCCCCGGATCCGCACAAGGAGGCCAAGCTGGCCGCGATCGAGGACGCGTTGGAGCACCACGCCGAGGTGACGTTCGCGTTCGACGAGTTCGGGCCGCTGGGCATCCGCCCGGTGGCCGGGGCCGGCTGGGCCCGGGCCGGGCATCCGTGGCGGTTGCCGGCCACCTACCACCGCACGCACGGGGTGACCTACTTCCACGGCTGCTACAGCGTCGGTGCCGACCGGCTGTGGGGGATCAACCGGCGCAGGAAGGGCGCGGTCAACACCCTGCTCGCGCTCAAGAGCATCCGGCGGACGCGACCGGCCGACCAGCAGATCTTCATCATCTTGGACAACCTGTCGGCGCATAAGAACAAGGACATCCGCGCCTGGGCCGCCGCGAACCACGTCACGCTGTTGTTCACTCCGACGTACGCCTCCTGGGCCAACCCGATCGAGGCGCAGTTTAGGCCGCTGCGGCAGTTCACCATGGCCCACTCCCACCGCTCCCACCACGCCGTACAGACCCGCGACCTGCACGCCTACCTGACCTGGCGCAACGCCCACAGCCGCCACCCCGACGTGATCGCCGCCCAGCGCCGCGAACGCGCCCGGGTCCGCAGCGAGAAGGGACTGCGCTGGGGAGGACGCGCCCGAGGCGACCTCGCCCTGGCCGCATGA
- a CDS encoding TMEM165/GDT1 family protein, which translates to MPPPKSGLGCGPTRRTHPAVDLIVILTVFGIVFLAELPDKTALASLVLGTRYRPSHVFVGTAAAFLVHVVLAILAGSLLTLLPGRLLHAVVGALFLMGAILLLRGRHDEAEEEEELKLRGDKPATFRRVAGMSFGVILVAEFGDLTQIVTANLAAKYHDPISVGIGATLGLWAVAGLAIVGGRGLLKVVPITVITRVAAGIMGVLAVISIVEAIRG; encoded by the coding sequence ATGCCTCCCCCGAAATCGGGCCTCGGATGCGGCCCGACTCGAAGGACTCACCCCGCCGTGGATCTGATTGTCATCCTGACAGTGTTCGGGATCGTCTTCCTGGCCGAGTTGCCGGACAAGACCGCACTCGCCTCCCTGGTGCTCGGCACCCGATATCGCCCCTCGCACGTCTTCGTCGGCACCGCGGCGGCGTTCCTCGTGCACGTGGTGCTCGCCATCCTCGCCGGCAGCCTGTTGACACTTTTGCCTGGCCGCCTGCTGCATGCGGTGGTCGGCGCGTTGTTCCTGATGGGCGCCATCCTGTTGCTGCGCGGGCGCCATGACGAAGCGGAAGAAGAGGAAGAACTCAAGCTCCGGGGGGACAAGCCGGCGACGTTCCGGCGGGTCGCCGGGATGAGCTTCGGCGTGATCCTGGTCGCCGAGTTCGGGGACCTGACGCAGATCGTGACCGCGAACCTCGCGGCGAAGTACCACGACCCGATCTCGGTCGGGATCGGCGCCACGCTGGGGCTGTGGGCTGTGGCGGGGCTGGCGATCGTCGGGGGACGCGGGCTATTGAAGGTCGTGCCGATCACAGTGATCACGCGCGTCGCGGCGGGGATCATGGGGGTGCTCGCGGTGATCAGCATCGTGGAGGCGATCCGGGGCTGA
- a CDS encoding ABC transporter ATP-binding protein/permease: MTVTSAPTLTATPTEVEVGPPMALPAAEALAASMAAATETATVVPAAATFLEPVPASATLLEPVPASATLLEPVPASATSARPPIAPVAPGAVAALSTRGLTVTVKHRGVVKTLLDDVGFDVPDQALVAVIGPSGSGKSTLLRALTGSRPADSGEVRYAGRELCAEYSLLRHRIGLVPQDDVLHAQLTVKAALRYAAALRFPQGTTAEQRERRIDEVLADLRLTGFEGNKVATLSGGQRKRVSVALELLTKPSVLFLDEPTSGLDPGMDRDVMRMLRCLTDEGRTVLVVTHSVAELQACDLLLVMAPGGGVAYYGPPQEALAFFECETWADVFLAFSCRRDYDWAAAYRASGYHLTYCAEASEAATLPSPRSSSEDLGPATARELDSVEAPATPVATAPAPSPEPKAASKAASKAASKAASKAPSQDALVSGFSTPRAEQRWGSQLRTLMRRYLAVIAADRGHLFLLAALPMIMGVLSLAIPAASGLAAASGGDKNTDAPTVLLVLAVGAVLTGAANAVRELIKERGIYDRERAAGLSRSAYVMSKAIVLGVITATQTIVLSAICLLPRKLPAHGLIFSGTAVPELMIAAVLLGVTSMLLGLVVSAIVRTTEKTMPLLVLITIVEVVFCGSLFPLFHSLGLEQLAWLSPSRWAVAAEAASINLPGIMGPPQGRTTTDPLWQHSVGMWSADIGMLVVLGAACLALVLRLLRRHESSLLRGC, from the coding sequence ATGACCGTTACCTCGGCTCCGACACTGACCGCGACCCCTACGGAAGTAGAGGTCGGACCCCCGATGGCGCTCCCGGCTGCTGAGGCCCTGGCGGCGTCCATGGCGGCGGCGACGGAGACCGCGACGGTGGTTCCGGCGGCCGCGACCTTCCTCGAGCCCGTGCCGGCCTCCGCGACCTTGCTCGAGCCCGTGCCGGCCTCCGCGACCTTGCTCGAGCCCGTGCCGGCCTCCGCGACCTCGGCCCGCCCCCCTATCGCCCCGGTCGCCCCCGGTGCCGTCGCCGCCCTGTCCACCCGCGGCCTGACCGTCACCGTCAAGCACCGCGGCGTGGTCAAGACCCTCCTGGACGACGTCGGCTTCGACGTCCCCGACCAGGCGCTGGTCGCCGTCATCGGCCCCTCCGGCTCCGGCAAGTCGACGCTTCTGCGCGCCCTGACCGGCTCCCGCCCCGCCGACTCCGGCGAGGTCCGCTACGCCGGCCGCGAACTGTGCGCCGAGTACTCCCTGCTCCGCCACCGCATCGGCCTGGTCCCGCAGGACGACGTCCTGCACGCCCAGCTCACCGTGAAGGCGGCCCTGCGCTACGCCGCCGCCCTGCGCTTCCCCCAGGGCACCACCGCCGAGCAGCGCGAGCGCCGCATCGACGAGGTCCTGGCCGACCTGCGCCTGACCGGGTTCGAGGGCAACAAGGTCGCCACCCTGTCCGGCGGCCAGCGCAAGCGGGTGTCGGTGGCCCTGGAGCTGCTGACCAAGCCCTCGGTGCTGTTCCTCGACGAGCCCACCTCCGGCCTGGATCCGGGTATGGACCGCGACGTGATGCGGATGCTGCGCTGCCTGACCGACGAGGGCCGCACCGTGCTGGTGGTCACGCACTCGGTCGCCGAGCTGCAGGCCTGCGACCTGCTGCTGGTGATGGCGCCCGGCGGGGGAGTGGCGTACTACGGCCCGCCGCAGGAGGCGCTGGCGTTCTTCGAGTGCGAGACGTGGGCGGACGTGTTCCTGGCCTTCTCGTGCCGCCGCGACTACGACTGGGCCGCGGCGTACCGCGCGTCCGGGTACCACCTCACGTACTGCGCGGAGGCGTCCGAGGCCGCCACGCTTCCTTCACCGCGGTCTTCGAGCGAGGACCTTGGTCCCGCTACGGCCCGTGAACTCGACTCGGTTGAGGCCCCCGCGACCCCCGTGGCCACCGCCCCGGCGCCGTCCCCCGAGCCGAAGGCCGCCTCCAAGGCTGCTTCCAAGGCAGCCTCCAAGGCAGCCTCCAAGGCCCCCTCCCAGGACGCCCTGGTCTCCGGCTTCTCCACCCCCCGCGCCGAGCAGCGCTGGGGCTCCCAGCTCCGCACCCTCATGCGCCGCTACCTCGCGGTCATCGCCGCCGACCGCGGCCACCTGTTCCTCCTGGCCGCGCTCCCGATGATCATGGGCGTCCTGAGCCTGGCCATCCCGGCCGCCTCGGGCCTGGCCGCGGCCTCCGGCGGCGACAAGAACACCGACGCCCCCACCGTCCTGCTGGTCCTGGCCGTCGGCGCGGTCCTGACCGGCGCCGCCAACGCGGTCCGCGAACTGATCAAGGAACGCGGCATCTACGACCGCGAACGCGCGGCGGGGCTATCGCGCTCGGCGTACGTGATGTCCAAAGCCATCGTCCTGGGCGTGATCACCGCGACCCAGACGATCGTCCTGTCCGCGATCTGCCTGCTGCCCCGCAAGCTCCCGGCACACGGCCTGATCTTCTCCGGCACCGCGGTCCCCGAGCTGATGATCGCCGCGGTCCTGCTCGGCGTCACCTCGATGCTGCTGGGCCTGGTGGTCTCGGCGATCGTGCGCACCACCGAGAAGACCATGCCGCTGCTGGTCCTGATCACCATCGTCGAGGTGGTCTTCTGCGGCTCGCTCTTCCCGCTCTTCCACAGCCTGGGCCTGGAGCAGCTGGCCTGGCTCTCGCCCTCGCGCTGGGCCGTGGCCGCCGAGGCCGCGAGCATCAACCTCCCCGGCATCATGGGCCCACCCCAGGGCCGCACCACCACCGACCCGCTGTGGCAGCACTCGGTCGGGATGTGGAGCGCGGACATCGGCATGCTCGTCGTGCTCGGCGCGGCCTGCCTGGCGCTGGTGCTGCGGCTGCTGCGACGGCATGAGTCCTCGCTGCTGCGGGGCTGCTGA